In Solanum stenotomum isolate F172 chromosome 6, ASM1918654v1, whole genome shotgun sequence, one DNA window encodes the following:
- the LOC125867600 gene encoding serine/threonine-protein kinase STY13-like, with amino-acid sequence MQEVSAWCNLQHSNIAKFIGAINKNNMSKIKMKCQKGATLPINGCCIVVEYVGGGTLQSYLSRHTMKKKLPLDTIIQLALDVAKGLSYIHSNKIAHRDVKTENLLVDKSTGRVKIIDFGLSSEFYSLGLDYPPMMVGTSGTMGYMAPEVLSDASYDHKCDVYSFAICLWEMYTCLDPYPEHISRSKISHQIYKDRRPEIPKCCPRPLSDIMDKCWDVKPQNRPELKEVVHMLEAIQTTTKRKKHHIFCFA; translated from the exons ATGCAAGAAGTTTCTGCTTGGTGCAATCTTCAACACTCCAATATCGCTAAG TTCATTGGAGCTATAAATAAGAACAACATGtcaaagataaaaatgaaatgtCAAAAAGGTGCAACACTGCCAATAAATGGATGTTGCATAGTTGTGGAATATGTTGGTGGAGGTACTCTTCAATCCTATCTTTCCAGACatacaatgaagaagaaattgcCTTTGGATACAATTATACAACTTGCATTGGATGTTGCTAAAGGGTTGAGTTACATTCATTCTAACAAAATTGCTCATAGAGATGTGAAAACTGAGAATTTACTTGTTGACAAAAGTACTGGAAGAGTGAAGATAATTGATTTTGGACTCTCAAGTGAGTTTTATTCACTTGGATTAGATTATCCTCCTATGATGGTTGGAACAAGTGGAACAATGGGTTATATGGCTCCTGAGGTTTTGAGTGACGCCTCATATGATCACAAGTGTGATGTCTACAGCTTTGCAATTTGCTTGTGGGAAATGTATACTTGTTTAGATCCATACCCTGAACACATTTCTCGAAGTAAAATCTCACATCAAATTTACAAGGATCGAAGGCCTGAGATACCAAAATGTTGTCCAAGACCATTGTCAGATATAATGGACAAATGTTGGGATGTAAAGCCACAAAATAGGCCAGAGCTGAAGGAAGTGGTACACATGTTAGAAGCCATTCAGACGACTACAAAACGAAAAAAGCACCACATATTTTGCTTTGCCTAG